ACATCAAGGGTAGCGGATTCGCGTATATGGCGGTCTATCAACACGACGCGAACGGCGCGCTTGTGACGTTCGTGGATTTCGTCCAGCTCCGCGAGTCCGCCGATTGGAAGCGATACGAGACACAGGTCCCGATCGCGCCAAACGCCGCGAACGTGTTGTTCCATGGCGGCCTCTTCCGGGCCAGCGGAACCGCATGGCTCGACGACGTCACGTGCGCCCAGTTGCCAACCGAAGACATCATCAACGCGCACTACGGGGACCCTCGGGATGCCCTCCGTCTCGAACCGATCCAACTGGCATTGTTCAGTCCCGACCAACCCATCCGGGGTGACAGTCTTGTGGCGTCTCCCGGCTCGCCGCTCCTTGCCGATTGGCGGTCTGACGGGCCGGTTGCGGGTTTCGAGGCTACGGCGCAGCTTCGCGCTTCCGCGCGGTGGATTCCGTTTGTCGAGGCGCGAGGCCAGGCCGGCGGCTTCCAAGGCGCGGCGGGAGCGTTCGTGCATCATTACGCGGGGCCTTTTGCGGGTTCCAACTGGGCATTGTTTGGAGTCACGAGCCGGGATATCTTCGAAGGCGAGTCCGGCGCGCAGCTGGCGCGCGCGGCCGTCGCCCGGCTCCGCTACGGAGTGTTCGTCGAATCGGTCAAGACCAGCGCCCCCATCTACGAACGCGGCGCGGCGGCAGACATCGTGGTTCACGCCAACAACACGTCGCACGAACCCCGCTCAGTGGATATCGCGTTGGAACTGCTTGGTTTACCCAAGAATGCCGGACCGGCGCACTTGACTTCCCTTTCGCAACCGGCCGAAATGCCCGGGCAATCGGAGCAGACCTTCCAGTTCTCGTTCCAGATCCCGGAAGACGCGCCCAATTTCATTCAAGCCGTTTCAGACGTGAAAGACGGCTCCGTACTCGCCGACCGCGCCGTGTCGGGGTTCTGTGTCCGCGATGGTGGTGTTGTTGCCGCGGGCCCGCGGATTCACTATGCCGGCAATGTGCTCATCGTGCAGAAACCGGACATGGCCGAGCAGCGAGTGTGTCTATTCGGCACGGACACGTACGGGAGCATGTTCAGTTCGCCGAATTGTTCCCCGTGGACGTGGTTTCAGGACCTCCAGATGATGCGGGATCACGGATTGCACATGTTTGAGAACCTTGGCTTCTTCCCGCCTGACTTCCGTCTGACGGACGCTCAGTGGGAACAGCAGGAAGCCCTGATCCAACTCGCGCAGCGGTTCGGGCTCGTGTACATGGCGGGCATACTGATAGGCCGCGATGTCGCTATCAGCGATGAGGAACTCGGCCAGTCCGCCGAACTTTGCAGGGCATTCGCCGCGCGTTTCAAAGATGTGCCTGGGCTGATCTACTACCTGAACGGCGACTTCCAGCTGCGCATCAAGGACCTGCCCGACCTCCAGCGCCTGTGGAACGAATTCCTGGCAAGACGGTATGCAACGGACGAAGCGTTGCGTCAGGCGTGGTCAGCGGCCCCGCCCGAGGCCCCGCTTGGCCAACTGCCGCTCAGACACGTCGCTGCCCAGGCATGGTACGACGTGCGCGCCAGGGATTTCACCGAATTCCAGACCATGCTCATGACGCGCTGGATCGAAACGCTCTGCTCGGCCATTCGCCAGGAAGATTCCGAACATCCGATCACGAGCGAGTACTACCAGCGCCCTATCGAGGGAATCGATCTTCGTCTTACGCTGGGTAGCATGGACATGAGCAATTTCGGCTATTTCGATGTCCTTCGTGCGGACATCTCGCGCCTGATGGCTACGATCAAGTGGAACGACATGCGCTTTGCCGGCAAGACCGTCAACATCGGCGAGTTCGGCGTAAAGACCCACGACGCATGGACCGTCGAACGGGGCGGCGCGGGGTACCACATCCGCCGTGCGCCCGAGGAAATGGACCGCTTGTTCTGGTGGGCCGGACACGCCGCATACGCTATGGGCGTGACCAAGATCCAGAACTGGTGCTGGAGCGACGACCCCGACAGCGTCTTCCCCTGGGGCATGGCGTGGAACAACCCGTTACGGCCAAAGTCCGCTTTGCGGCTCTACAAAGCTCTCAGTGGAATTGGGGAATACATTTCCATGGACCGGCCGGCCGCCGAGACGATCTTCGTCATGCCCGATACCTGGCGCCTGGGCGCTCCCGCGGGTCTCGCCCATACGTCACTCATGAACGCGCTCGAATGCCTTCTCGCCACATCGATTCCGTTCGATGTCGCCAACGAGGCCGAGCTTGCCAGGGTGGCGGAACACCGTCCGCGGCTCGCAATCTTGCCGCTTGCCTACGCGCTGCCCGATACGGCTGTTGAGCAGCTCCTGCGCATTGCCGAAGACGGGGCTTGCGTCTATCTCTCGGGCGACCCCTCGATTACGCCAGGCGGCCAGCGCGATCCCGCACGACTCGAACGATTGCCAGGCGTTCGGTTTGAACGTGAAATCATCACCGGTGCAGGGCTGCCCGCCGTCGAATGCACGGCTGTCGAGGCCACACCTGTTGAGAATGCCAACGGCATCCTTGCCTTCCGCCGAGTCGTAGGCAACGGTTCCATCATCTGGACTCCCGACCCCTGGGAATCTTTTCCCCAACGCGACCTCTTCGTGGCCGAACCCGAACTCACCACCTCGCCCGATGCCAATTTCTACCTCATGCTGCCGAATCTGGCGGGACTCGAACCCCCCGCTCGCATTGAAGCCTCGCAAGGCGTCTGGCGGGTCATCGCCACTCCGTGCGGAGACAACCATCTCGTAGCGGTTTTCCCGCGCACGCCGGTTGGCCAGCCCACGGTGGTCAAAGTGACTGCCTTCGGTCACACCTTCGAGTTTGGCACGCAACCGTTTGCCGGGGAAACGCTCCCGGCGATGGTTGTCCTGCATGATGGCGCGCCAATCGCGGCGACCGGTACGGATTACCTTGACATTGACTCCAGGCGAGTGACTCAAGCGCCGGGTCCGTGGTGTATCGCGTTGTGAATGCGGGAGGAAATGGGCGGCCGGTTCCGCGCACCTCGCGCTCTGGGAGTTCTGCCCGCGCAGGGTCGGGGAACCCGCTCAATGTCCCGCCTCTACGAGATCGGGTTTCTGACGCCGGAGCGCAGCCTATATTCGGCACTGTCGCGTCGCAATGCGGTCCACGAGACCGTAATTCTCCCATTTCCACCCTGGCTCTTCGAGATACTTTTCTTACGTTAGGCAACGATGCCGTTTCAGGTGCTTTTATTGTGAGGCAATTCGCAAACTGGACATCCGCCCCGATTGCCGATATGCTCTTTTCATCAATCCTTGGATGCAACGCACAGGAGGGTCTTACCATGCGATGGCATCTCTTAACGGCGGCGTTCATCGTGACGGTACTATGCGCGCTCTCGACTGCGTCTCCCCGCGCAGCGGAGGTAACCTTCGAATCGCTCGTCAACGAAATGACCGATCTCGATGCCCTCGCATCGTTCCCCGAACCGGCGTTTGACTGCGCCCAGTTCTCGAGCTACGACCGCCGGTCCACCGATCCCGCCGTACTCACCGACGAAAACTGGTTCGCCAACGGCGACCGTGGCCAACACATCCGCAAAGAAACCCGCAACGGGGCCGACGAATGGGTGATGGCCGACGCCGAAGGACCCGGCGCCATCGTGCGCATATGGTCCGCCAACGCCAACGACGCCGGCATCGTCCGCATCTATCTCGATAACGCCTCCGACCCCGTCATCGAAATGCCCCTCCAGGACATGCTGGACGGAGAACACGCGCCCTTCCTCGCCCCCATTGCCGGCATCCGCTCGCGCGGATGGAACTCCCACTTCCCCATTCCCTACGCCAAACACTGCAAAATCACCGCGAGCAAACCCGACTTCTATTACCACGTCAACTACCGCACCTACGAGAAAGGCACGGAGGTCGAATCGTTCCGCCCCGAGCTGGCCGAGACGTACCAGGGGCTTCTCGAAAATACCCGCCAACGCCTCGCAAACCCCCATGAATTCGACTACCAGGGCCCCAAAGTCGCCAACACCTACCGCGAAACCATCGCCCCTGGCGCCAACATCGAGATGCGCCTCGAAGGCGAAGGCGCAATCCGCGGCATCACCTGTAAAGCCGAGGCCGATGCCCTCGACCTCGCATTGCGCCAGTGCGTCGTCACCATTGCCTTTGACGGCCAGAAGACGCCCTCCGTGGGAGCGCCCCTGGGCGATTTCTTCGCCACGGCTCCCGGCATCAACCCCTACAGGTCGCTGTCCAGCGGCGTGCTCGACAACGGCGTCATGTATAGCCACTGGGTCATGCCCTATGAACGGTCCGTCACGCTCCGCATCACTAACAACGGCGACGCCCCCGTCACCGTCGATGGCCAAGTGGTCACCGGCCCCCGTGAATGGACCCCACAGAGCCTCTATTTCCACGCCAAATGGCGCGCCCAATTCGATATCCCCACACACCCCCGGCAGGACTGGACCTATGTCGCAGTGAACGGCAAGGGCCGCTTCGTCGGCGACATGCTGCACGTCACCAACCCCGTCAAAGGCTGGTGGGGCGAGGGCGACGAGAAAATCTACGTCGACGGCGAGAAGTTCCCCAGCCATTTCGGCACGGGTTCCGAAGACTATTACGGCTACGCATGGTGCAACAACGAACCGTTCGTACACGCCTACCATAACCAGGCCCGTTGCGACGGCCCCGGAAACTACGGCCACACCTGCGTCAGCCGGTTTCACATCCTCGACAACATCCCCTTCGCCAAAGACTTCAAATTCGACATCGAGGTCTGGCACTCGGCCGACGTAATGGTCAACATGGCCGCCACATCCTATTGGTATGCCCGGCCCGGCGCGACCGACTCCTTCAACGGCATCAACACGGCGGACCTCCGCATCGCCACACCCCCTCCCCCACCCGAACCCAAACGCGTCAAGCACGCCCTCGAAGGAGAAAGACTCGAAGTCCTCTCCGTCAGCGGAGGAAACTGCACCGTCCAAGACAGCGCGGGCTGGCCCTGGAGCGCCGGTCAACAACTCTGGTGGATCGACGGCGCCCCCGGCGATACCCTCACACTCGCCTTTGACGCCCCCGAGGACGGACGCTACGCCGTCCACGCCGTTTTCACCAAAGCCATCGACTACGGCATGATGCAGATCTCGGTCAACGGCGTAAAGGCCGGCGAACCCATGGACTTCTTCAACGACGGCGTCATCGTCACCGAAGAAGCCTCCATCGGCACATTCAAACTCAAAAAAGGGCAAAATGTTCTAACCATCGAGATCGCCGGCGCCAACGAGAAGTCCAACCCCAAACGCCACATGTTCGGACTTGATTACCTGCGCCTCGCTCCAGTCAAAGTGACAAACTGAATGGCACTAACCCGAACCGGCAACGCGTCCCTGCTCTTCTCAGGACGAGCAGGCTCCGACAAGAACCAGGATTATCATTTGCTCGCATGGCCGCCAGGGCTTTTCAATCCAATTTCCCGGTGACCGCTCCTCGATGGGCTTGTTCCAACGGTGTGCGATTGCTAAAATCAGCCGAGCAGGGGAGCTTGAAAATGCCTCTCGCTCGCAATCCAAGGCACATACAGGGGGCGGGTGGCGACAAAGGGCCGGCTCGCGGCCAAGATTGAGGGGCCAATGTATTCCTCGAATCGACCGCCAAATGATAAGGGCAAGAACAAGGCCGTTTCCGATACGCATAGGGCGGCATTGCTCCGGGACGCCGCGAAACGGCGCATTGGCCAACTCCTGTGCGCCGCCGGACGCATCTCCCAGAAAGAACTCGACCAGGCGCTCGCCATACAGAAAAAGCGCGGAGGCGAGGTCATCGACGTGCTGTTCTCTATGGGATGCATCCAACCCATTGAACTGCTCGATTTCCTCCTCACCCTGCCTGGGCTGGGCGCCGCGGACTTCTCGCATCTCGACCTCAGTCACGAGTTGATTGGACTGATCAGCGCCGAGACCGCCCGCAATTACCAGGTCATACCCATTGACCACTACGGTCACACGGTTGTGCTGGGTTGCGTCTCCCTTCCGGATGCCCAAGAACGCGAAGAGCTCGAAAAACTGCTCGACGCCCACGTACAGCTTCTGCGCTGCACCCCGGATGACGTCGAAACCGCTATCAACCGCTACTATCCCGAAGAACCGCCTTCCGCCGGTGAAGACGAGGCCGCGCCTTTGCGGACGCTTCAGGGTCTCGAAGCGCCCATACGTCTGTCGCGCGTGGCCCGCCTTGTACGCCGCCTCACATCGCTGCCGGCACTGCCCGAAACACTAAACCAGGTCCGGGCAGCCATCGAATCGCCCGAGAGTTCGGTCCGCTCGGTGGCGGACATTATCGCGCTCGACCCGCCCATCGCGGCCAAAATCCTCAGCGTGGCCAATTCGGCCCTGTACGGATTCACACAGCCCATTCACGATCTCGTCCACGCCATATCGCTCATGGGCCTGCGCGAAACCTACGGGATCGTGCTCTCGACAACGGTCATCGACCTCATGAGCAAATGGAAGAACCTCGAGTACCGGACCTTCTGGCTCGAATCGATGTGTTGCGCAGCGGCGGCGCGCATCGTCGCCAAGGCCAGCGGACAACGCGGCCTGCCGGGCATCTTCGCGGCAGGCCTGCTGCACGACCTGGGCCGCGCAGCCTTGCTTGAAACCGTGCCGGAGGCCTGCGCCAAGCTCGACAGCGGCCTCACGGGCCGCGCGCTCCTCGACGCCGAGGAACGCCTGATCGGGCTGTCCCACACGGAGGCCGGGTACGAATTGGCCCGGCAATGGGGATTGCCCCCCGAGATCGCCGCGCCTATCCGCTTCCACCACGAGCCCATGCGGGCCACTGAAGCCAAGGAGCACGTGGCCATCATCTCCCTGGCCGACGCCATGGTGACCGCCCTGACCGACAATTACACGGAAAACCTGCATGTCTTCGACGAACACCAGCAGACGCTGGCCTTTCTCGGGATCGACCCCGAAGTCACCGAGGCCATGCTGGCCGAATACCTCGCCAAACGACAAGCCGCGTTCGAGGAGAATAACGAAGAGATCTGACGGCGGCGAGCGCCACCGGGCTGCGCCGGCCAAGCCACGCGCCGGCCTCGAAAACCGCCGGGAAACGCGCCATGCGCTCAGCTTTCCGGGTATCCATGTCTTCCTTGCGGCCGAACTCCGGGGCAAACCCGAACGGCTCCTGGAAGACCGAGCCGTCAACCGGCACTGGTTTTCCCGCCCCGGCACATCGTGATCAGAGCGCCTGCAGGAAGCCATATCCTACGGGAGGCTTCGGAGTAATCTCAGTGAGGCAGGAGGAATAGCCGTGTCGGTGTTGCTTGGGGAATCCCGAAAGGGCTTCACCCTCATCGAGCTGCTGGTCGTAATCGCGATCATCGGGCTCCTGGCGGCGATCCTGCTGCCGGCGCTGTCCCGGGCGCGCGAGGCGGCCCGAAGAGCGGCCTGCGTCAACAATCTCAAACAGCTGGGCCTGGTCTTCGCCATGTACTCCAACGAAAGCCCGGGAAAGCGGCTGCCGTGCCGCCAGATTGTCCGAAACGACAGACGCCCCAGCCGCGAGTTCATCTTCAACGACTGGGCCCTGTACCCCGAATACCTCACGGACTGGAACCTCGTGTGGTGCCCGTCGTGGAAGGCCCAGAGCGGCCCTGTCGAACGCTACGACGGAAAGACCGACCGCGGCAGCAACGGCAATGGCGTGGTCGATTGGGGAGAAATCGTGAAGGAGCCGTATAACTACACCGGCTGGGTCATCATGGAAGACACGAATGTGCTGGGCGAGGCGCTGTTGTCTCTCGTTGACCCGAATACGCGCTACGTTTCCGGGTCTACAGACAAATACGGCCGATTCACGGAAAGCATGATGGCCCTCGGCCCGTTCGGCGAGCTGGGTCTGGCCAGCTTCTATTCGCGCGGCGGCGCCAGCGACCAGGATTACGACTTTTCAGATACCTTCCCCGGCAGCCAGGCCGGCAGGGGCGACATCCTGTACCGGTTGCGGCAGGGCATCG
The window above is part of the Candidatus Hydrogenedentota bacterium genome. Proteins encoded here:
- a CDS encoding DUF2961 domain-containing protein; the encoded protein is MRWHLLTAAFIVTVLCALSTASPRAAEVTFESLVNEMTDLDALASFPEPAFDCAQFSSYDRRSTDPAVLTDENWFANGDRGQHIRKETRNGADEWVMADAEGPGAIVRIWSANANDAGIVRIYLDNASDPVIEMPLQDMLDGEHAPFLAPIAGIRSRGWNSHFPIPYAKHCKITASKPDFYYHVNYRTYEKGTEVESFRPELAETYQGLLENTRQRLANPHEFDYQGPKVANTYRETIAPGANIEMRLEGEGAIRGITCKAEADALDLALRQCVVTIAFDGQKTPSVGAPLGDFFATAPGINPYRSLSSGVLDNGVMYSHWVMPYERSVTLRITNNGDAPVTVDGQVVTGPREWTPQSLYFHAKWRAQFDIPTHPRQDWTYVAVNGKGRFVGDMLHVTNPVKGWWGEGDEKIYVDGEKFPSHFGTGSEDYYGYAWCNNEPFVHAYHNQARCDGPGNYGHTCVSRFHILDNIPFAKDFKFDIEVWHSADVMVNMAATSYWYARPGATDSFNGINTADLRIATPPPPPEPKRVKHALEGERLEVLSVSGGNCTVQDSAGWPWSAGQQLWWIDGAPGDTLTLAFDAPEDGRYAVHAVFTKAIDYGMMQISVNGVKAGEPMDFFNDGVIVTEEASIGTFKLKKGQNVLTIEIAGANEKSNPKRHMFGLDYLRLAPVKVTN
- a CDS encoding HDOD domain-containing protein; amino-acid sequence: MYSSNRPPNDKGKNKAVSDTHRAALLRDAAKRRIGQLLCAAGRISQKELDQALAIQKKRGGEVIDVLFSMGCIQPIELLDFLLTLPGLGAADFSHLDLSHELIGLISAETARNYQVIPIDHYGHTVVLGCVSLPDAQEREELEKLLDAHVQLLRCTPDDVETAINRYYPEEPPSAGEDEAAPLRTLQGLEAPIRLSRVARLVRRLTSLPALPETLNQVRAAIESPESSVRSVADIIALDPPIAAKILSVANSALYGFTQPIHDLVHAISLMGLRETYGIVLSTTVIDLMSKWKNLEYRTFWLESMCCAAAARIVAKASGQRGLPGIFAAGLLHDLGRAALLETVPEACAKLDSGLTGRALLDAEERLIGLSHTEAGYELARQWGLPPEIAAPIRFHHEPMRATEAKEHVAIISLADAMVTALTDNYTENLHVFDEHQQTLAFLGIDPEVTEAMLAEYLAKRQAAFEENNEEI
- a CDS encoding prepilin-type N-terminal cleavage/methylation domain-containing protein — translated: MSVLLGESRKGFTLIELLVVIAIIGLLAAILLPALSRAREAARRAACVNNLKQLGLVFAMYSNESPGKRLPCRQIVRNDRRPSREFIFNDWALYPEYLTDWNLVWCPSWKAQSGPVERYDGKTDRGSNGNGVVDWGEIVKEPYNYTGWVIMEDTNVLGEALLSLVDPNTRYVSGSTDKYGRFTESMMALGPFGELGLASFYSRGGASDQDYDFSDTFPGSQAGRGDILYRLRQGIERFLLTDINNPGAARAAASQVPVMWDHVTPERGYAGHGGSGVNVLYLDGHAEFLRYLGVQGGRFPATAAHCVSSGTYNHLFDGVGSATDWP